The nucleotide sequence TCTGCATCAGACTGACTTTGTTCCTGCTGGTTGTCAGCAAAATGCAGGTGCAGATTGTGCTGACCTGCCGACAGTTCCCGGGTGAAATAGTCTGTCTCGACTGGCTGTCCTCCGGAAGCATCGACCGAGAACAGATGCACGCGGGCAGTCTTTCCCTGCGGAACCACACAACTCCAGGCATGCCAGTTTTTGTAGTCGCGTCGACCACCGGCCACGACCAGATCTCCTGGTTCGACCTTGAGGGGCACAAACTGATGCGATTCTGCGGGAATCACCTTAAAGAGTGGGGTGCCGTCCACACTCTCGCGGACCGGGGCAATGAACTGCTTGCGGACGCCGTCCCAGTATATTTTGCGTGGTGCCTGGGTTCCATTGGGTAAAACGCCACAGACAAGATGATCCGGTCTACTGCCATTAAATCCTAAATCCAGATAACCAAATTCTGCCAGTGGCTGTGAAGGGCCTGGCTTGCCGCTCCAACTGGTCGCGTTCGCATAGCCATAAAAGGTGAGCGCCGGCTTGTCTTCTTGTCCGATCTGATACCAGTGCTGGATATATTCAAAGGGACCATGCGTTTCAAAAGCAGAGGTGGTAATGAAATAATCATCGGTCCCCCCCAGGTTATTGAGCATGACATTGCAGTAGGAACCTCGGGAAGAAGCCCAGCCCCCCAGCATTCGAATCAGTGTGCCTTCCGCATCGAAGACAAACGCGGCTCGAGGCGGAAACCGGAGTTTGGGTTTGAGCTCCCAGGTAGCGTCTTTGGGGCGGACTGCACATAACACGATGACGCGTTCACCCTGCGGTGTGGCAATCGTAGCGATCGGAGATCGTTCAGACTTTTTTGAACTGATTTTCCCAATCAGGTTCCAGTCGCTCGTAAATTGAAGCGGAGTGGCAGCGTCGAACTGATTCATTTTCAGCAGTCCATTAAGAACGACCATCGAGGGTTGTGTCTGCAGTTTTTTGAGAAGTAATTTCGGCAAATGACTCAATAGTGCTTCCGGCTTTTCATAGGTGACAGCAACATCAAAGAACTGGTTTTTCTCTCTGGGTTCTTCTTTGGAAATGGTCAGCACGACCACCCGCCCGTCTGCCTTGCGGGGAATGATCAGTCTTTTGCGTTGTACGTAAGCGTCGCGTAACGTACCTTCTATTTTCACACGCCCCTGAACGGTAATTCGCAGTCGGGAGACCGCCTCCCCGTTGACTTCCAATGGAAGTTGCAGTCGAACGATGCCGTCATCCCCCGTTTTCTCTGAGGCCATTGGCCCAAACCGCTGGGACGCCCAGAGCTGCCAGTCATCAGGCGCGTTTTCAAAGGCGATTTCGTTCACGGTGACGGTGATCCCGGGAACCGGTTCGGCGTTTTGATTCACGACAAGAATTTCTCGTGACGAGACCGGCACATATTTTTCCATCGTAATGGTCCGTCGCAGCGTTTTACCGCCTGACAGATCAATTAAGGCGTATCGCCTCGGCCCATCTTCAAAGGAGTTGGGGTAAATCGGCATTTGATACCCGTCCGCAGAAACCTTGTAGGATTCACTGTCTTCAGCGGGCAGGTTCCGTACCCGGGCAATGCCCTGTGCATCCGTTTTCACACTCAGAAAAGTATCGTTCCCCCATTGATAGCGCTGTTTGACTTCCTCATTGTTATGACGAATAATCTGGTTCGACATCTCTAAGGAAACTATCGCCGGAATGAACAGCTCCCCACCAAAAAATAACCCGTTGGGATTGAATTTGACCACAGCTCCTTCGATTGGTTGTCCAAGGGGATCGACCACTTTGACGTCCAGTGATGTCGTTGGCGTGCAGGGTAGTTCCACCTCGGTTTTATAAAGACCCTGTGTGAGCGGAAACAGGTGCGGCCAGAACGCGTCGTGCCGCTGGATGGCATTGTCGAGAATCGATTCCTCTCCGGCGTTGTGCCGCTTCAGATAGTTTTTCAATGACTGGACCGTTGGTCGGGTCGACTGATAACCGTCCACGAGTGCAAACAGTTGGGCCTGACCGCCGGTCGGCAGGGAGTCGAATTCGAACGTACCGTCTTCTTTGACTGTCGCTGTCTGTTCCCAGGTCCAGCCTCCGCCGATCTTGTGATCCTGACCTTCATTGATATAGAGTTCCACGCAGCCATTTTTGATTGGCCGCGGCACCGAGTCGTCCAGTCGACCTTCCAGGCGGATACCCGGTTCGAGGATCGCTACGATCGTGCCATCCTCTTCTACGCGCTGGGGGTTGGTCACATCGATCAGGTGGCTGAACAGGACCGGCCCCTCTTCGTTTCTGGCCACAACCCGCATCCAGCGACGATCCAGCTTCACAACCGGCGAAGTAAAATAACCCAGACGCTGATCATCCTGTTTGAACTCGCGGCCCAGAATGTGCGAGTCTTCCAGCAGGGGATACGCATCGGGCAGTCGGTTTCCTTTCACATCGAGCGCCTTGACGCGAATGATTCGCCCCGGCTGCAGGACCAGTTTGGGACTGCCGCTGAGTGAATATTGTTTTCCCGCGTTCGCATAGCCCTCCGCTTCAGCAGAGATCTGTGCGCGAGCGGCACCGTCAGGTACCTGGATGGTCACCTCCCCTTTCTGATTGGTGATCGGAGGATTGATGACAATTTTGAGTTGCATGTCACCTTCGTTATCCTCCCACCAGCCAACACGGACTTTGGCACCTTCAACGGGTTGCCCCTTGTCGTCGACAACAGTCACGATCTTCGGTGTTGTCTGTTTCAGATTAATATCAGCTTTGCCCGGTTTTCTGACCATCGGATCTGCGGCCGGTTTCTTTGCATTCACTTTTTCCTGTTTGTCTTTGGGCTCCGGCTTGGAGGCATCCAGGGGCAAGTCCGGTTTCTGGGCGATGACCTGGTGACTGAAACGAACAGAGGCAATGCCGACAAACAGCAGAACCGTCAAGAGCAGACAGACATAG is from Gimesia maris and encodes:
- a CDS encoding M56 family metallopeptidase codes for the protein MDDVTFIIHTLVRLSLLLALGWVILRLIRNRNPRWSILLSRCLIFAALLMPLACLCLPVTSLAVLPPVESETADSTETFRENETPVISESVEPEPVVSLQPAPLNFPTVSPEPKQSDAKMASEPSVADIPSDTQAESDLPAAAVTPVESEIRTHSITVRQTASPVPSEISWWLVCWGAVSLLLLLRIGWQIQRVRKLLCYAETAPASLQSECEALAAQFNFNHGPPVRVSPQIEGPCTVGLIKPSILLPVSWVNELSQSERRAILMHELSHVASFDLFWDLLSRLVSAIWWFHPLVWRLTARHRLACEHMSDALAADSIDDIESYRQLLAGWALHRQGAETRASALAMADRSFLLRRLKWLETPRDFNTLKRSRCYVCLLLTVLLFVGIASVRFSHQVIAQKPDLPLDASKPEPKDKQEKVNAKKPAADPMVRKPGKADINLKQTTPKIVTVVDDKGQPVEGAKVRVGWWEDNEGDMQLKIVINPPITNQKGEVTIQVPDGAARAQISAEAEGYANAGKQYSLSGSPKLVLQPGRIIRVKALDVKGNRLPDAYPLLEDSHILGREFKQDDQRLGYFTSPVVKLDRRWMRVVARNEEGPVLFSHLIDVTNPQRVEEDGTIVAILEPGIRLEGRLDDSVPRPIKNGCVELYINEGQDHKIGGGWTWEQTATVKEDGTFEFDSLPTGGQAQLFALVDGYQSTRPTVQSLKNYLKRHNAGEESILDNAIQRHDAFWPHLFPLTQGLYKTEVELPCTPTTSLDVKVVDPLGQPIEGAVVKFNPNGLFFGGELFIPAIVSLEMSNQIIRHNNEEVKQRYQWGNDTFLSVKTDAQGIARVRNLPAEDSESYKVSADGYQMPIYPNSFEDGPRRYALIDLSGGKTLRRTITMEKYVPVSSREILVVNQNAEPVPGITVTVNEIAFENAPDDWQLWASQRFGPMASEKTGDDGIVRLQLPLEVNGEAVSRLRITVQGRVKIEGTLRDAYVQRKRLIIPRKADGRVVVLTISKEEPREKNQFFDVAVTYEKPEALLSHLPKLLLKKLQTQPSMVVLNGLLKMNQFDAATPLQFTSDWNLIGKISSKKSERSPIATIATPQGERVIVLCAVRPKDATWELKPKLRFPPRAAFVFDAEGTLIRMLGGWASSRGSYCNVMLNNLGGTDDYFITTSAFETHGPFEYIQHWYQIGQEDKPALTFYGYANATSWSGKPGPSQPLAEFGYLDLGFNGSRPDHLVCGVLPNGTQAPRKIYWDGVRKQFIAPVRESVDGTPLFKVIPAESHQFVPLKVEPGDLVVAGGRRDYKNWHAWSCVVPQGKTARVHLFSVDASGGQPVETDYFTRELSAGQHNLHLHFADNQQEQSQSDAEIQIDDTIKEKLTVPRVPIAGVPSVKGVPMARTGKGPLDLFNRKTNQKQQRLIWHVELLDAGEAVE